A genomic region of Sander vitreus isolate 19-12246 chromosome 11, sanVit1, whole genome shotgun sequence contains the following coding sequences:
- the chpfa gene encoding chondroitin sulfate synthase 2, giving the protein MRFSAFISVLRSVGPVIIGISLGFTLSLLSVNWTEEACYLDGKEGEDVTVGQDGQLKGARKPNSISTINDVESEEDFEPRIVPYKQVQQSAPKKVFRAKYISTELGMRERLLVGVLTSKNTINTLGVAVNRTIGHHLDTVIFFTGMRNRKVPHGMFVISHGDERLIWNMFQNIKYILDHYINEYDWFYLVQDDAYTEADRIKALVDHLSIDQELYMGSPEEFIGGEMEGKYCYGGFGYLLSRTLLLRLQPFLENCRNDILSSRPDEWLGRCIIDYTNTNCVSEYQGLQYHHYELGKNSDLTKEQSEPFKKALTVHPVSDPEQMYKLHRYFTEIELQNIYDEIAKLQAEIKNVSVVAFDGNRSSQWPVGINPPFEPKSRFEVLKWEYFTEEEIYSCIDGSPKCELQGIDRLDVADVIDIAMIELNKKYKPVLHLKKQQLINGYRRFDPVRGMEYTLDLQLEVVNQKGHSRSVTKRVHLVRPLSRIEIIPMPYVTEATRIHIIIPLTLQDRSYVDHFLEVFASNAFETSENAILTFLFIYDPVEAQQVNQNDIFASVKTQINTYERKYPAVKIPWISVKTETPSQIKFMDIISKKHPVDSLFFLANVNTNVNSEFLNRCRMNSINNWQVFFPIHFQDFNPDVAYHNQQHPATVDLIKDAGHFDRRSFDEACFYNSDYMATRTRMVADVQENEEILETLDIFDMFLKYSGLHVFRAVEPSLHQQYSFQACNPRLSEDIYHRCVQSNLEGLGSRSQLAMLLFEHEQGNST; this is encoded by the exons ATGAGATTTTCAGCGTTTATTTCTGTCCTGCGGTCGGTCGGCCCGGTGATAATCGGTATTTCTTTAGGGTTCACGTTGAGTTTATTGAGTGTAAACTGGACGGAAGAAGCATGCTACCTAGACGGCAAGGAGGGTGAGGATGTGACTGTGGGTCAGGATGGGCAGCTCAAAGGAGCCCGAAAGCCCAACTCTATTTCGACTATCAACGATGTGGAGTCCGAAGAGGATTTTGAACCAAGAATAGTCCCTTATAAACAAGTCCAACAGAGTGCCCCAAAGAAAGTTTTCAG AGCTAAATACATAAGCACAGAGTTGGGGATGCGAGAGCGTCTGTTGGTCGGGGTCCTGACTTCCAAAAACACCATAAACACTCTGGGTGTAGCTGTCAATCGCACCATCGGCCATCACCTGGACACTGTGATCTTCTTCACCGGCATGCGCAACCGCAAAGTCCCTCACGGCATGTTTGTCATCTCTCATGGAGACGAGAGGCTGATATGGAACATgtttcagaatataaaatacattttagaccATTACATCAATGAGTATGACTGGTTTTACTTAGTCCAAGATGACGCATACACAGAAGCTGACAGGATCAAAGCCCTGGTGGATCACCTGAGTATAGATCAAGAGCTTTACATGGGAAGTCCTGAGGAGTTTATAGGTGGAGAAATGGAAGGGAAGTACTGCTACGGAGGGTTCGGGTATCTCCTGTCACGTACCCTGCTCCTCAGACTCCAGCCCTTCCTGGAAAACTGTAGGAATGACATCCTGAGTTCAAGGCCTGATGAGTGGCTCGGAAGATGCATCATTGATTACACGAACACAAACTGCGTCAGTGAATATCAG GGCCTTCAGTACCACCATTATGAGTTGGGAAAAAACTCTGATCTGACTAAAGAACAGAGTGAACCGTTCAAGAAAGCTCTGACTGTCCATCCAGTGTCTGACCCTGAACAGATGTACAAGCTGCACAGATACTTCACTGAGATTGAACTCCAGAATATTTATGATGAGATTGCTAAGCTACAG GCAGAAATAAAGAACGTGAGTGTGGTTGCTTTTGACGGCAACCGAAGCTCCCAGTGGCCCGTGGGGATCAATCCACCTTTTGAACCGAAATCTCGGTTTGAAGTTTTGAAGTGGGAATACTTTACAGAGGAGGAGATTTATTCATGCATCGATGGCTCTCCAAAGTGTGAACTGCAAGGTATTGACCGCTTGGATGTGGCTGATGTCATTGACATAGCCATGATAGAGCTGAACAAGAAGTACAAGCCTGTCTTACATCTGAAGAAGCAACAGCTGATTAACGGATACAGGCGCTTTGACCCCGTCAGGGGCATGGAGTACACCTTGGACCTTCAGCTGGAAGTGGTGAACCAAAAAGGTCACAGCCGTTCCGTCACTAAGCGAGTTCATCTGGTGCGACCTTTGAGTCGGATTGAGATAATCCCCATGCCCTATGTCACTGAAGCTACAAGGATTCACATCATTATACCTCTTACTCTGCAGGACCGGAGCTATGTTGACCATTTCCTGGAAGTCTTTGCCTCAAATGCTTTTGAGACCAGTGAAAATGCCATCCTAACATTCTTGTTTATTTATGACCCAGTGGAGGCACAGCAAGTCAATCAGAATGATATATTTGCCAGCGTGAAAACTCAGATAAACACGTATGAACGCAAATACCCCGCAGTAAAAATCCCATGGATAAGTGTCAAGACAGAAACACCATCCCAGATCAAATTCATGGACATCATCTCGAAGAAGCACCCAGTTGACTCACTGTTCTTCTTGGCTAACGTCAACACAAATGTCAATTCAGAATTTCTGAACCGCTGCCGCATGAATTCCATAAACAACTGGCAGGTGTTCTTCCCCATCCATTTCCAGGACTTCAACCCTGATGTGGCCTATCACAACCAGCAGCATCCGGCCACAGTCGATCTGATCAAGGACGCAGGCCATTTTGACCGCAGATCATTTGACGAAGCGTGTTTTTACAACTCTGACTACATGGCGACACGCACCCGAATGGTGGCAGACGTCCAGGAGAACGAGGAGATTTTAGAGACGCTGGACATCTTCGACATGTTCTTAAAGTATTCGGGTCTGCACGTATTCAGGGCAGTGGAGCCATCATTGCACCAGCAGTATAGCTTCCAAGCCTGCAACCCGCGGCTCAGTGAAGACATCTATCATAGGTGTGTTCAGAGCAACTTGGAAGGTCTCGGTTCTCGCTCCCAGCTCGCCATGCTGCTGTTTGAGCATGAACAAGGAAACAGCACTTGA